One genomic window of Halorhabdus sp. CBA1104 includes the following:
- a CDS encoding MBL fold metallo-hydrolase, whose protein sequence is MATELDDGIWWFDLRGVNAYLLVADGSSADETHRSDDVTVIDAGAPWTRRALCRQLTEAGFDPRDVDRIALTHYDLDHVGGLGALGFDCPIYAGQPDAAIVRGDRSPGWSDRKAAFQSLAHPLTTVPDHPVETITEGDTVGTLDVYTTPGHTRGHVTYVDASRSVAFIGDLVRESGGRLEASPWALSYDTSALADSIRRLAELDLDVDVLAMGHGTPFVEGASERLADLAARL, encoded by the coding sequence ATGGCCACCGAACTCGACGACGGAATCTGGTGGTTCGACCTTCGCGGCGTCAACGCCTACCTGCTGGTCGCGGACGGTTCCTCGGCCGACGAGACACACCGAAGCGACGACGTGACGGTGATCGACGCGGGCGCTCCCTGGACACGCCGGGCGCTGTGTCGACAGCTCACCGAGGCCGGGTTCGATCCGCGTGACGTCGATCGGATCGCACTCACCCACTACGACCTCGATCACGTCGGCGGTCTCGGCGCGCTGGGATTCGACTGTCCAATCTATGCCGGCCAGCCGGACGCTGCGATCGTTCGGGGCGATCGCTCACCCGGCTGGAGCGACCGGAAAGCGGCCTTTCAGTCGCTTGCCCATCCGCTCACGACGGTGCCAGACCACCCTGTCGAAACGATAACAGAGGGGGACACGGTGGGCACACTCGATGTGTACACGACGCCTGGACACACCCGCGGCCACGTCACGTACGTCGATGCGTCCCGATCGGTCGCCTTCATCGGCGACCTCGTCAGGGAATCGGGCGGCCGACTCGAAGCGTCACCGTGGGCACTGAGTTACGACACGTCGGCACTCGCGGACAGCATTCGTCGGCTGGCCGAACTGGACCTCGACGTTGACGTTCTGGCGATGGGACACGGCACACCGTTCGTCGAAGGGGCCAGTGAGCGGCTGGCA
- a CDS encoding molybdenum cofactor biosynthesis protein B produces MVDFQSRDTRRGRSDDEAETRTGDERDEQSNGSSSDPATAKPDEQPRSVETGVFVLRIGDGADEMAADPVAVVIDALDGDGRTVAGQDTVESGFDAVQTAIDRVVSRRDVDVVLTVGGTGVGPSDVTVEAIEPLCEKAMPGFGELFRVSYHEQVGPEVISMRPTAGIIDDVPVFCVPGEADAARFTVSEIVLETLDGLLEDVADPS; encoded by the coding sequence ATGGTCGACTTTCAATCCCGAGACACACGTCGAGGGCGGTCGGACGACGAAGCCGAGACACGGACCGGAGACGAGCGCGACGAGCAGTCAAACGGGTCTTCGAGTGACCCAGCGACTGCGAAGCCGGACGAGCAGCCACGCAGTGTCGAGACCGGAGTGTTCGTGCTCCGTATCGGCGATGGCGCAGACGAGATGGCTGCCGATCCAGTGGCCGTCGTCATCGACGCGCTCGACGGTGACGGCCGAACCGTCGCCGGGCAGGATACCGTCGAATCCGGATTCGACGCCGTCCAGACGGCAATCGACCGGGTTGTCTCCCGTCGGGACGTCGACGTCGTCCTCACTGTCGGTGGCACGGGCGTCGGTCCATCGGACGTAACTGTCGAAGCCATCGAACCGCTCTGCGAGAAAGCGATGCCGGGGTTCGGTGAGCTCTTTAGGGTGAGCTATCACGAACAGGTCGGCCCTGAGGTTATCAGCATGCGGCCAACGGCAGGTATTATCGACGACGTCCCCGTATTCTGTGTCCCCGGCGAGGCCGACGCCGCTCGCTTTACCGTCTCCGAGATCGTCCTCGAAACGCTCGATGGACTCCTCGAAGACGTGGCTGACCCATCGTAG
- a CDS encoding histidine kinase N-terminal 7TM domain-containing protein has protein sequence MWRLYLAVVFFAAVFGTALSLYTLLHQETPGAGPLALLLLGAAMWATTDGLSLATFGASETLFWAKLGLAITAVVPLAWLLTAVEYTGYDRVLTSRHLLGLLVEPLVFTGLVWTTGSHGLVWSNLQPTAIGPYTTVVATRGLAYWGHVVYSYGLIALGALLLVRVILRANELYRTQSTALLVAIVIPLVANTAALFGLSPDGIDMTSIAFVASGTVITAAILRRQLLSVAAGTREIGRDEIVDQLDDAVFILDSNGVVNDCNPAGATLVDETTDRVVGQSLVDLLPALSSVFPIEDIPDNQIVTIERSGSVRTYDCRLSPLDSPFGERSGTIVSVRDVTEQTRREQQLDVLNRLLRHNIRNEMNVVRGQAELLRESIETESQHSRVDRIVETVDTVTERSNKVGTLTRAFEDEPASIDLEAVLRDAIGAVTAKYPAATIALDGDPDHCVEGAASLGVAFEELLHNAVEHNDSDHPQVTVTVTAAPPSGADVTVRISDNGPGINRQERAVIERGRETALEHGSGIGLWLVAWIVRTYGGTLSFAEADVGTTVVVQLPKSEP, from the coding sequence ATGTGGCGCCTGTATCTCGCTGTGGTGTTTTTCGCCGCGGTCTTTGGCACTGCACTCTCGCTGTACACGCTCTTGCACCAGGAGACACCTGGTGCCGGTCCGCTGGCACTGCTGTTGCTGGGGGCCGCGATGTGGGCGACGACTGACGGCCTGAGTCTGGCTACCTTCGGCGCTTCGGAGACGCTGTTCTGGGCCAAGCTCGGGCTCGCCATTACCGCTGTCGTGCCCCTGGCCTGGCTGCTGACGGCCGTCGAATACACCGGCTACGATCGCGTCCTTACCTCGAGGCACTTACTCGGGTTGCTCGTCGAACCGCTGGTCTTTACCGGGCTCGTCTGGACAACCGGGAGTCACGGCCTCGTCTGGTCGAATCTGCAACCCACCGCAATCGGACCCTACACGACGGTCGTCGCGACACGCGGACTCGCTTACTGGGGGCACGTCGTCTACTCCTACGGGCTGATTGCACTCGGTGCCCTCCTCTTGGTCCGTGTCATCCTCCGTGCGAACGAGCTCTATCGCACACAGAGTACCGCATTGCTCGTGGCGATCGTAATTCCGCTCGTCGCCAATACGGCGGCACTCTTTGGACTCTCCCCGGATGGAATCGACATGACGAGTATTGCCTTCGTCGCCTCGGGGACTGTCATCACGGCCGCAATCCTTCGCCGACAGTTGCTGAGCGTCGCAGCTGGGACGCGCGAGATCGGCCGCGACGAGATCGTCGATCAGCTCGACGACGCAGTGTTCATCCTCGACAGCAACGGTGTCGTCAACGACTGCAACCCCGCTGGTGCCACTCTCGTCGACGAGACGACCGACAGGGTGGTAGGCCAATCGCTCGTCGATCTCCTCCCGGCGCTTTCGTCTGTGTTCCCCATCGAAGACATCCCAGACAACCAGATCGTCACAATCGAACGGAGTGGCTCCGTTCGAACCTACGACTGTCGGCTATCGCCACTCGACAGCCCCTTCGGTGAGCGTTCCGGCACCATCGTGAGCGTGCGTGACGTGACCGAACAGACCAGACGGGAACAACAACTCGACGTCCTCAATCGGTTACTCAGGCACAATATCCGCAACGAGATGAACGTCGTTCGCGGGCAGGCAGAACTGCTCCGCGAGTCGATCGAGACAGAATCCCAGCACTCACGCGTCGATCGAATCGTCGAGACGGTCGATACCGTAACCGAGCGGAGTAACAAAGTCGGGACCCTCACGCGGGCCTTCGAGGACGAGCCGGCCTCGATCGACCTCGAAGCAGTCTTGCGAGACGCGATCGGCGCGGTCACGGCCAAGTATCCGGCAGCAACGATCGCTCTCGACGGCGATCCGGACCACTGCGTCGAGGGTGCGGCGTCACTCGGCGTCGCGTTCGAGGAGTTGCTGCACAACGCAGTCGAACACAACGACAGCGACCACCCACAGGTGACAGTAACAGTCACCGCGGCTCCCCCATCAGGAGCCGACGTGACGGTCCGGATCAGCGACAATGGACCGGGAATCAACCGCCAGGAGCGCGCCGTCATCGAGCGTGGCCGAGAAACGGCGCTCGAACACGGCAGCGGGATCGGGCTCTGGCTGGTCGCCTGGATCGTCCGGACCTACGGAGGCACCCTGTCCTTTGCCGAGGCCGACGTCGGGACGACTGTGGTCGTGCAACTGCCCAAAAGCGAGCCATAA
- a CDS encoding heavy-metal-associated domain-containing protein, translating to MSRTITVTGMSCEHCEQSVVEALEALDGVAAASADHDADEATIEGEADPGTLVAAVEDAGYEASP from the coding sequence ATGTCACGCACGATCACGGTCACTGGGATGAGTTGTGAACACTGTGAACAAAGCGTCGTCGAGGCCCTCGAAGCACTGGACGGCGTCGCGGCCGCGAGTGCCGATCACGACGCCGACGAAGCGACCATCGAGGGTGAGGCCGACCCTGGCACACTGGTCGCTGCCGTCGAAGACGCAGGATACGAGGCCAGTCCCTGA
- a CDS encoding NUDIX domain-containing protein encodes MSTSEESESASDPAEAELRHENERQDVIAVDAEDTKLELVNRLDAHTGEGIRHRAFTALLFDEDDNILLAQRSPDKRLWATHWDGTVASHPVEGQSQEEATRQRLEEELGITPDQYDDLQVTDKFEYKRYFENAGVEHEVCSVLQATLTDRTLDPDPEEVAGFMWVPYERLHEHPEWYRQLRLCPWFEIAMRRDVE; translated from the coding sequence ATGAGCACGAGCGAGGAGTCGGAGAGTGCGTCCGACCCTGCAGAAGCCGAACTGCGGCACGAAAACGAACGACAAGACGTTATCGCTGTCGATGCTGAGGACACCAAACTGGAACTGGTCAATCGACTGGACGCCCACACCGGCGAGGGGATCCGACACCGGGCGTTTACAGCACTGCTGTTCGACGAAGACGACAACATCTTACTCGCCCAGCGGTCGCCGGACAAGCGCCTCTGGGCAACGCACTGGGACGGCACGGTCGCGTCCCACCCCGTCGAGGGCCAATCCCAGGAAGAAGCCACACGCCAGCGGCTCGAAGAGGAACTTGGCATCACGCCCGATCAGTACGACGACCTGCAGGTCACGGACAAGTTCGAGTACAAACGGTACTTCGAAAACGCTGGCGTCGAACACGAGGTCTGTTCGGTCCTACAGGCGACGCTGACCGACCGGACACTCGATCCCGACCCCGAAGAGGTAGCGGGATTCATGTGGGTTCCCTACGAGCGGTTGCACGAACATCCCGAGTGGTATCGCCAGCTCAGACTCTGTCCCTGGTTCGAGATTGCGATGCGGCGCGACGTCGAGTGA
- a CDS encoding Lrp/AsnC family transcriptional regulator: MDDLDREILSILRRDARTPYTEIADRVETSEGTVRNRVEQLVEAGIIERFTVATRTGNVKAMIEIGIDVNVDHSALADAFAEWPEVDFVWEVSGEEDVVLIVDCADTSEVNELITRARERDEVVGTKTRLILEERVG, translated from the coding sequence ATGGATGATCTGGACCGCGAGATACTGAGTATTCTCCGGCGGGACGCCCGCACTCCCTACACGGAGATCGCCGACCGTGTCGAGACGTCGGAAGGGACTGTCCGTAACCGCGTCGAGCAACTCGTCGAAGCGGGGATTATCGAGCGGTTTACGGTCGCGACCCGGACGGGAAACGTCAAGGCCATGATCGAGATCGGTATCGACGTCAACGTCGACCACAGTGCCCTCGCGGACGCGTTCGCCGAGTGGCCCGAGGTCGATTTCGTTTGGGAGGTCAGCGGCGAGGAAGACGTCGTGTTGATCGTCGATTGTGCCGACACGAGCGAAGTCAACGAACTGATCACACGGGCCCGCGAACGTGACGAAGTTGTCGGGACGAAGACGAGGCTGATTCTCGAAGAACGGGTTGGGTGA
- the carA gene encoding glutamine-hydrolyzing carbamoyl-phosphate synthase small subunit translates to MTDAYVALEGERIVEARARSPGTTRGELVFTTAYTGYEESLTDPSYEEQILTFSYPLIGNYGVREERFESDRVHPRGVVARELTDDVAEWLQAEGRPAVDHIDTRELVTEIRDEGAMKCGIAAGEDVTEEDALAELRQCKHMSEHTDIGSQVSVSEPVVYNEDGDGPDVALIDCGAKGSIQESLVERDAVVHVLPYDTTPAEIAALDPDLLFVSNGPGDPENFEATADLVDEYVGEIPLAGICLGQQVVANALGGETEKMEFGHRGVNQPVRDLRTDQVVMTTQNHGYTVAEPGENLDVTQINVNDDTPEGLENDELEIITRQYHPEANPGPHDSLSFFDDVLQLAE, encoded by the coding sequence ATGACGGACGCCTATGTAGCCCTGGAGGGTGAGCGCATCGTCGAAGCACGCGCTCGCTCGCCGGGCACGACCCGCGGGGAACTGGTCTTTACGACAGCATACACCGGCTACGAGGAGAGCCTCACCGACCCCTCCTACGAGGAGCAGATCCTGACGTTCTCGTACCCGTTGATCGGGAACTACGGCGTCCGCGAGGAACGATTCGAGTCCGATCGCGTCCACCCGCGCGGGGTCGTCGCTCGCGAGCTGACCGACGACGTCGCCGAGTGGCTGCAAGCGGAAGGCCGGCCGGCCGTCGATCACATCGACACGCGCGAACTCGTCACCGAGATCCGTGACGAAGGTGCGATGAAGTGTGGGATCGCCGCCGGCGAGGACGTCACCGAAGAGGACGCACTGGCCGAACTCCGGCAGTGCAAGCACATGAGCGAACACACCGATATCGGCAGTCAGGTCAGTGTGAGCGAGCCAGTCGTCTACAACGAAGACGGCGATGGCCCCGACGTCGCACTCATCGATTGTGGCGCGAAGGGTTCGATCCAGGAGTCACTGGTCGAGCGTGACGCTGTCGTCCACGTCCTCCCGTACGACACGACACCGGCCGAGATCGCGGCCCTCGATCCGGACCTCTTGTTTGTCTCCAATGGCCCGGGCGATCCGGAGAACTTCGAGGCCACCGCCGATCTGGTCGACGAATACGTCGGTGAGATTCCCCTGGCAGGTATCTGTCTCGGTCAGCAAGTCGTCGCCAACGCTCTGGGCGGGGAAACCGAGAAGATGGAGTTTGGCCACCGCGGCGTCAACCAGCCCGTTCGTGACCTCCGGACCGATCAGGTCGTCATGACGACCCAGAATCACGGCTACACGGTCGCCGAGCCGGGCGAGAACCTCGATGTGACTCAGATCAACGTCAACGACGACACGCCAGAGGGCTTAGAGAACGACGAGCTAGAAATCATCACGCGCCAGTACCACCCGGAAGCCAATCCCGGCCCGCACGACTCGTTGTCGTTCTTCGACGACGTTTTGCAACTGGCCGAGTGA
- a CDS encoding isoaspartyl peptidase/L-asparaginase has product MRIIAHGGAGSPPEQPPERQQRIENAIEAGLAQETPLEAVCETITALEADPWFNAGVGSAVQTDGAVRTDAGLMTDDRECGAVAGLEGVANAIDVARAVLEETPHVMLAGEPAIDFAGANGVETDVDCWADRTRERWNETTPPGDAVAEQLDWLAENFGGNDTVGAVATDGDRIVTGTSTGGRWAALAGRVGDVPQVGAGFYATKAGGASATGAGEDIAKEALARRAVRCLEDGDSPERAATRAIDRFDDRVEGTAGVIVLDRDGSAGSAYNSAAMQTARGER; this is encoded by the coding sequence GTGCGCATCATCGCTCACGGCGGCGCTGGGTCGCCACCCGAGCAGCCACCAGAAAGACAGCAGCGAATCGAGAACGCAATCGAGGCAGGCCTCGCCCAGGAGACGCCCCTCGAAGCGGTCTGTGAGACGATCACCGCCCTCGAAGCTGATCCGTGGTTCAACGCCGGGGTTGGCAGCGCCGTCCAGACTGACGGGGCGGTTCGGACCGACGCCGGGCTGATGACCGACGACCGGGAGTGTGGGGCCGTCGCCGGGCTCGAAGGCGTCGCCAATGCGATCGACGTCGCCCGGGCGGTTCTCGAAGAGACGCCCCACGTCATGCTCGCTGGCGAACCGGCGATCGACTTCGCTGGGGCCAACGGCGTCGAAACCGACGTCGATTGCTGGGCAGATCGGACCCGGGAGCGCTGGAACGAAACCACGCCGCCTGGGGATGCTGTGGCCGAGCAACTCGACTGGCTGGCTGAGAACTTCGGGGGCAACGATACAGTCGGTGCGGTCGCGACTGACGGCGACCGGATCGTCACCGGCACGTCGACCGGCGGACGGTGGGCGGCACTTGCCGGGCGGGTCGGCGACGTCCCACAGGTCGGTGCTGGCTTCTATGCCACCAAGGCTGGCGGCGCAAGCGCGACCGGTGCGGGCGAGGACATCGCGAAAGAGGCTCTGGCCCGCCGGGCCGTCAGGTGCCTCGAAGACGGCGATTCACCCGAGCGAGCGGCGACGCGGGCGATCGATCGGTTCGACGATCGAGTCGAGGGGACGGCCGGGGTTATCGTCCTCGATCGAGACGGCAGCGCCGGCAGCGCGTACAACAGCGCGGCGATGCAGACGGCCCGTGGCGAGCGATAA
- a CDS encoding UPF0179 family protein: protein MTEITLLGTRLADPGSEFVYQGESAACEGCPYRDQCLNLTEGRRYRVTEVRDNANTLECAVHDVGVTAVEVEPAPIQANVAAQSAYAGSKVDLEGPCPHEECPSHALCEPAGADFETTYRIDSVVGEPPHDYCMLERDLTQVELAPPEE from the coding sequence ATGACAGAGATCACCTTACTCGGGACGCGGTTGGCCGATCCCGGCAGCGAGTTCGTCTACCAGGGGGAATCGGCCGCCTGTGAGGGTTGTCCCTATCGTGACCAGTGTCTGAACCTCACGGAGGGCCGGCGCTATCGCGTCACCGAGGTCCGGGACAACGCAAACACGTTGGAGTGTGCGGTTCACGACGTCGGCGTCACAGCCGTCGAAGTCGAACCTGCCCCGATCCAGGCGAACGTCGCTGCCCAGAGTGCCTACGCCGGGAGCAAGGTCGATCTCGAAGGCCCCTGTCCACACGAGGAGTGCCCGAGTCACGCCCTCTGTGAACCGGCTGGCGCTGACTTCGAGACGACCTACCGGATCGATAGTGTCGTCGGCGAACCGCCCCACGACTACTGTATGCTGGAGCGAGACCTCACGCAGGTCGAACTCGCCCCGCCCGAGGAGTGA
- a CDS encoding DUF5820 family protein, translating to MPIDSVPDGWSVWSEEPTTLVLVYRPDVFDSEAFPAPCLPTLYVTRGRRQRRPGRPEPDPDDPWRVTLFLEPEIEGETREYDDRDAALDGALELARAFTAGEIDYRTLYQQPRAAYLDRLDTLTGRET from the coding sequence GTGCCAATCGATTCGGTGCCCGATGGATGGTCCGTCTGGAGCGAGGAGCCGACCACACTGGTCTTGGTCTACCGACCGGATGTCTTCGATTCCGAGGCGTTTCCGGCTCCGTGTCTCCCGACGCTGTACGTCACCCGCGGTCGGCGACAGCGACGCCCGGGCCGGCCTGAACCCGATCCCGACGACCCGTGGCGTGTGACGCTGTTTCTGGAGCCGGAGATCGAGGGCGAGACTCGTGAGTACGACGACCGGGACGCGGCGCTGGACGGCGCACTCGAACTGGCTCGTGCGTTCACGGCCGGCGAGATCGACTATCGGACACTGTACCAGCAGCCACGGGCGGCGTACCTCGACCGACTCGATACGCTGACCGGTCGGGAGACTTAA
- a CDS encoding secondary thiamine-phosphate synthase enzyme YjbQ has product MSETLSVNTDGRLSVIDVTSRVQDIVPPEATGTCTIFVPHTTAGVTINEGEQRLLADFETALADLVPDDGWDHDRIDDNADAHVRSMLIGPSVTVPVADGQLELGTWQSILFVECDGPRTRTLRVQTS; this is encoded by the coding sequence ATGTCCGAGACGCTATCTGTCAACACTGACGGGCGGCTGTCGGTCATCGACGTAACGAGTCGTGTCCAAGATATTGTGCCACCCGAGGCAACCGGGACGTGCACCATTTTCGTGCCACACACGACGGCTGGTGTTACGATCAACGAAGGCGAACAGCGGTTGCTGGCTGATTTCGAGACGGCGCTGGCAGATCTGGTCCCGGATGATGGCTGGGACCACGACCGGATCGACGACAATGCAGACGCACACGTGCGATCGATGTTGATCGGCCCGAGCGTGACCGTCCCGGTCGCGGACGGACAACTCGAGTTGGGAACCTGGCAGTCGATCCTGTTCGTCGAATGTGACGGGCCGCGTACCCGGACACTGCGCGTCCAGACGAGTTGA
- a CDS encoding NOP5/NOP56 family protein — MDSDDGWFRGVDPDDERAAATAIADGRAEEPAAWPATAVESGFAPAEATYYERLRTATIEAAKTGVTEREQADDQQLVHAIRSLDDCERTANELAERVAEWAGTRFDDAGTGVEYARELAEREPDDPAQARLVELASRVAGLAEEAATLRQYVETTTPDVAPNLAALAGPVLAARLLSLAGGLETLAKKPSGTVQVLGAEDALFAHLQGSAPSPKHGVIYTHEYVRGTDPEHRGSAARALAGKLSIAARIDHYSGDRRPELAAELDERIEAIQSRGESE, encoded by the coding sequence ATGGACAGCGACGACGGCTGGTTTCGGGGGGTCGATCCTGACGATGAGAGGGCGGCCGCGACAGCCATCGCGGACGGACGGGCGGAGGAGCCGGCTGCGTGGCCGGCTACCGCGGTCGAATCGGGGTTCGCACCGGCGGAAGCGACCTACTACGAGCGACTCCGGACAGCCACGATCGAAGCGGCAAAGACCGGAGTGACCGAACGCGAACAGGCCGACGATCAACAGTTGGTCCACGCGATCCGCTCGCTCGATGATTGTGAACGGACCGCAAACGAACTAGCAGAACGCGTCGCCGAGTGGGCGGGCACTCGGTTCGACGACGCCGGCACGGGAGTCGAGTACGCGCGGGAGCTGGCCGAACGCGAGCCGGACGATCCAGCCCAAGCGCGACTCGTCGAACTGGCCAGTCGCGTCGCGGGGCTCGCCGAGGAGGCAGCCACGTTGCGACAGTACGTCGAGACGACGACGCCGGATGTCGCGCCCAACCTCGCAGCGCTTGCGGGGCCTGTCCTTGCAGCCAGGCTGCTATCCTTGGCCGGGGGGCTAGAGACGCTGGCGAAAAAGCCCAGCGGGACGGTGCAGGTCCTAGGTGCGGAGGACGCCCTCTTTGCCCACTTGCAGGGATCGGCCCCGTCGCCGAAGCACGGAGTTATCTACACTCACGAGTACGTCCGAGGGACAGACCCCGAGCATCGGGGATCGGCTGCCCGGGCGCTCGCGGGAAAGCTCTCGATCGCCGCACGGATCGATCACTACAGTGGGGATCGCCGCCCGGAACTGGCGGCAGAACTCGACGAGCGCATCGAGGCGATCCAGTCGCGGGGTGAGAGCGAATGA
- a CDS encoding fibrillarin-like rRNA/tRNA 2'-O-methyltransferase yields MSLPAGVERREFDGQSGLATQGPPVYGEPVVEGWRRWDPNRSKLGAMLQTDIHTDFDGGETVLYLGAASGTTVSHVADFAGPTYAVEFAARPMRDLVAVARDRERLFPLLKDARAPETYAHVVEPVDVIVQDVATRGQAAVALANRRFLRDDGRLYMAIKARSEDVTQSPETVFEDVLDSLSTGYEILDRTRLEPYHDDHLAVVARPR; encoded by the coding sequence ATGAGCCTCCCCGCGGGCGTCGAACGGCGTGAGTTCGACGGGCAATCGGGACTGGCAACGCAGGGGCCGCCGGTCTACGGCGAGCCGGTGGTCGAGGGGTGGCGTCGCTGGGATCCGAACCGATCGAAGCTCGGTGCGATGTTACAGACGGACATCCACACCGACTTCGACGGCGGCGAGACGGTGCTGTACCTCGGTGCGGCCAGTGGGACGACAGTGAGCCACGTCGCTGACTTCGCCGGCCCGACTTACGCCGTCGAATTCGCGGCCCGACCGATGCGGGATTTGGTCGCGGTAGCTCGCGACCGTGAGCGGCTGTTTCCGCTGTTGAAAGACGCACGAGCGCCCGAAACCTACGCACACGTCGTCGAACCAGTCGACGTGATCGTCCAGGACGTCGCGACTCGTGGACAGGCCGCGGTGGCACTGGCCAACCGCCGGTTCTTGCGGGACGATGGCCGGTTGTACATGGCGATCAAGGCCCGCAGCGAGGACGTCACACAATCACCAGAGACCGTTTTCGAGGACGTGCTCGATTCCCTCTCGACGGGCTACGAGATACTCGATCGCACCCGACTGGAACCGTACCACGACGACCACCTCGCGGTGGTCGCCCGGCCGCGGTGA
- a CDS encoding glutamate--cysteine ligase yields MATAPEDVFDRQGTLGIEEEFYVVDDHGRPVSGTDTLVYETDPPEILEERLDHELFKTVIETQTPVIADPATAQDELAAVRSALVEHARNHGYRIAAAGLHPAAKWRELEHAEKPRYQAQLDRIQYPQHRNTTAGLHVHVGVDDPDKAVWIANEIRWHLPVLLALSANSPYWNGFDTGLQSARAKIFEGLPNTGMPSAFDSFESFQQYERRMIETDSVDDRGELWFDVRPHTGYGTVEIRTPDSQASIDRVLALVEYIRELVVDLAARYEDGETGTTIRRELLDENKWRAIRYGREASFIARDGEGTVALETVIQRDRDRLDVSRIDALVDTESGAERQRRLRAEAGVDALCESVVVADPQ; encoded by the coding sequence ATGGCGACGGCTCCGGAAGATGTGTTCGACCGTCAGGGGACGCTGGGCATCGAAGAGGAATTCTACGTCGTCGACGATCACGGTCGACCGGTGTCCGGGACCGACACGCTCGTCTACGAAACTGATCCCCCCGAGATTCTCGAAGAGCGGCTGGATCACGAGCTGTTCAAAACGGTCATCGAGACCCAGACGCCAGTGATCGCCGATCCGGCGACTGCGCAGGACGAACTGGCTGCCGTTCGCAGCGCGTTAGTAGAACACGCCCGGAATCACGGCTACAGGATCGCCGCCGCAGGCTTGCATCCGGCAGCCAAGTGGCGCGAGTTGGAACACGCCGAAAAGCCGCGGTATCAGGCTCAACTCGATCGCATCCAGTATCCCCAGCACCGCAATACGACGGCCGGACTGCACGTCCACGTCGGCGTCGACGATCCCGACAAGGCCGTCTGGATCGCAAACGAGATCCGCTGGCATCTCCCCGTCTTGCTGGCGCTGTCGGCGAACTCTCCGTACTGGAATGGCTTCGATACAGGACTGCAATCTGCCCGCGCAAAGATCTTCGAGGGGCTACCGAACACCGGGATGCCCTCTGCCTTCGACTCCTTCGAGTCCTTTCAGCAGTACGAACGCCGGATGATCGAGACGGATTCGGTCGACGATCGCGGAGAGCTGTGGTTCGACGTTCGCCCGCACACGGGCTATGGGACTGTCGAAATACGGACACCCGACAGCCAGGCGTCGATCGATCGCGTCCTGGCGCTGGTCGAGTATATCCGGGAACTGGTCGTAGACCTGGCCGCCCGGTACGAAGACGGAGAGACTGGGACGACCATTCGGCGGGAACTGCTCGATGAGAACAAGTGGCGAGCGATCCGGTACGGCCGCGAGGCCTCGTTTATTGCGCGCGATGGGGAGGGCACTGTGGCTCTGGAGACCGTGATCCAGCGCGATCGTGACCGACTAGACGTCTCGCGGATCGATGCGCTGGTCGACACCGAGAGCGGGGCCGAGCGCCAGCGCCGGCTCCGTGCCGAAGCGGGAGTCGACGCCCTCTGTGAGTCGGTAGTGGTGGCCGATCCGCAGTAG